A window of Pirellulales bacterium contains these coding sequences:
- a CDS encoding glycoside hydrolase family 13 protein, giving the protein MHSLDRRLAELHRRRVRTPDWVKHAVFYQIFPDRFARSDRTVHPPGTRFAPWGTAPEVDAFQGGDLRGIVDKLDYLSELGVNALYLNPIFASASTHRYHTFDYLRVDPLLGGNEALRELLDAAHSREMHVVLDGVFNHASRGFWAFHHILETGGNSPYLGWFHVHGWPLKPYPNEKGETPNYSCWWDLPALPKFNTKNPAVRQYLFDVARHWIDFGIDGWRLDVPAEIDDDDFWRTFRQVVKAGNPEAYICGEIWHEARRWLQGDQFDGVMNYVITGPLVSFCAGKTFRNDNVHPHLHFAPIDAPQFAALLDRMYGYYDWEVNFAQMNMLDSHDMARLAWIVQDPTAQRLCVLLQMTLPGAPCVYYGDEVGLAGANDPHCREAFPWHHPESWDGSLLQFYREAIGLRRDHEALRIGSLRNLHAVGGSYVMARTAERQSIVVAVNADEVAVSAEVKLPPELQGMYRQIWPRMGAAQLDGSLGVLALELPSRTGTAWELTR; this is encoded by the coding sequence ATGCACAGCCTCGATCGCCGTCTCGCCGAACTCCACCGCCGCCGCGTCCGCACGCCCGACTGGGTGAAGCACGCGGTGTTCTATCAGATCTTTCCCGACCGCTTCGCCCGCAGCGATCGGACCGTCCACCCGCCAGGAACGCGGTTCGCGCCGTGGGGAACCGCACCCGAGGTCGACGCTTTCCAAGGAGGCGACCTCCGCGGAATCGTCGACAAGCTCGACTATCTCAGCGAGCTGGGGGTGAACGCGCTCTACTTGAACCCGATCTTCGCCTCGGCGTCGACGCATCGCTATCACACGTTCGACTACCTGCGGGTCGATCCCCTGCTGGGCGGGAACGAAGCGCTGCGCGAGCTGCTCGATGCCGCCCACAGCCGCGAGATGCACGTCGTGCTCGACGGCGTGTTCAACCACGCCAGCCGGGGTTTTTGGGCGTTTCACCATATCTTGGAGACCGGGGGGAACTCGCCGTATCTCGGCTGGTTCCACGTCCACGGCTGGCCGTTGAAACCGTATCCGAATGAAAAGGGAGAGACCCCCAACTACTCCTGCTGGTGGGATCTGCCGGCGCTTCCCAAGTTCAACACCAAGAACCCCGCGGTCCGGCAATACCTCTTCGACGTGGCGCGACATTGGATCGACTTCGGCATCGACGGCTGGCGACTCGACGTGCCGGCCGAGATCGACGACGACGACTTCTGGCGCACCTTTCGCCAAGTCGTCAAAGCGGGAAACCCGGAGGCGTACATCTGCGGCGAGATTTGGCACGAGGCGCGCCGCTGGTTGCAAGGAGACCAATTCGACGGGGTGATGAACTACGTGATCACCGGCCCGCTGGTCAGCTTCTGCGCCGGCAAGACGTTCCGCAACGACAACGTTCATCCTCATCTGCACTTCGCCCCGATCGATGCACCGCAGTTCGCCGCGCTTCTCGATCGCATGTACGGCTACTACGACTGGGAAGTGAACTTCGCCCAGATGAACATGCTCGACAGCCACGACATGGCCCGGCTGGCGTGGATCGTCCAAGACCCGACCGCGCAGCGGCTCTGCGTGCTGCTGCAGATGACGCTGCCCGGGGCGCCCTGCGTGTATTACGGCGACGAAGTCGGCCTCGCCGGCGCCAACGACCCCCACTGTCGCGAGGCGTTCCCCTGGCATCATCCCGAGTCGTGGGACGGAAGCCTGCTGCAGTTCTACCGCGAAGCGATCGGACTGCGGCGCGACCACGAAGCCTTGCGAATCGGATCGCTCAGAAACCTCCACGCCGTCGGAGGTTCGTACGTAATGGCTCGCACAGCAGAACGCCAATCAATCGTCGTTGCAGTGAATGCTGACGAAGTCGCAGTCAGCGCAGAAGTGAAGCTTCCCCCGGAACTGCAAGGAATGTATCGCCAGATTTGGCCCCGCATGGGGGCCGCCCAACTTGACGGCTCGCTCGGAGTTCTCGCGCTGGAGCTTCCTTCTCGCACCGGGACTGCCTGGGAGTTGACAAGGTGA
- a CDS encoding MoaD/ThiS family protein, producing MIRVMLPSPLRALAKIEGELALSIDGPVTMNAVIDAVEVQFPALRGTIRDPATGRRRPYLRYFVCNEDWSDESLDAPLPGPIVAGAEPLLVVGAVSGG from the coding sequence ATGATCCGAGTCATGCTGCCGTCGCCGCTCCGCGCGTTGGCGAAGATTGAAGGGGAACTCGCCCTGTCGATCGACGGGCCGGTGACGATGAACGCCGTGATCGACGCCGTCGAGGTCCAGTTTCCCGCGCTGCGCGGGACGATCCGCGACCCTGCGACCGGCCGGCGGCGCCCCTATCTGCGGTACTTCGTCTGCAACGAGGATTGGTCGGACGAATCGCTCGATGCCCCGCTGCCGGGGCCGATCGTCGCCGGCGCCGAACCGCTGCTGGTCGTCGGCGCGGTCTCGGGGGGGTAG
- a CDS encoding exo-alpha-sialidase codes for MAGVRLLVGTRKGAFVLTSDGARRQWSVAGPHFGGWEIYHVKGSPADPNRIYASQTSSWFGQVVQRSDDGGITWNAVGNQFAYDGDPGAHQWYDGTPHPWEFKRVWHFEPAADDPDVVYAGIEDAALFRTTDGGHAWHELPALRACQGPAWAPGAGGMCLHTIKIDPSDARRMYVAISAAGAFRTDDGGGSWRPINRGLHSQYIPDPTAEVGHCVHRIDMHPARPNVLFMQKHWDVMRSDDYGDNWHEISGNLPTDFGFPIQVHAHEPDTVYVVPIKSDAEHYVPEGKLRVYRSRTGGNEWEPLTDGLPQQDCYVNILRDAMTADELDPCGIYFGTTGGQVYGSADGGDHWRPIVRDLPAVLSVEVQTLP; via the coding sequence ATGGCCGGGGTGCGATTGTTGGTCGGGACGCGCAAGGGCGCCTTCGTGTTGACCTCCGACGGGGCCCGTCGCCAGTGGTCCGTCGCGGGACCTCATTTCGGAGGTTGGGAGATTTACCACGTTAAAGGATCGCCTGCCGATCCCAACCGCATCTACGCCTCGCAAACGAGCAGTTGGTTCGGCCAAGTCGTCCAGCGCTCCGACGACGGCGGAATCACTTGGAACGCGGTCGGCAATCAGTTCGCCTACGACGGCGACCCCGGCGCCCACCAGTGGTACGACGGCACGCCACATCCGTGGGAGTTCAAGCGGGTATGGCATTTCGAGCCCGCGGCGGACGACCCCGACGTCGTCTATGCAGGGATTGAAGATGCGGCGCTGTTCCGCACGACCGACGGCGGCCACGCGTGGCACGAGTTGCCCGCGCTGCGGGCCTGCCAAGGTCCCGCATGGGCGCCGGGGGCGGGGGGGATGTGCCTCCACACGATCAAGATCGACCCGAGCGACGCGCGGCGGATGTACGTCGCCATCTCCGCTGCCGGGGCGTTCCGCACCGACGACGGGGGCGGCTCCTGGAGGCCGATCAATCGCGGGCTGCACAGCCAGTACATTCCCGATCCGACGGCCGAGGTGGGGCACTGCGTCCACCGAATCGATATGCACCCGGCGCGCCCCAACGTGTTGTTCATGCAAAAGCACTGGGACGTGATGCGAAGCGACGACTACGGCGACAATTGGCACGAGATCAGCGGCAATTTGCCCACGGACTTCGGGTTCCCGATCCAGGTGCACGCTCATGAACCGGACACCGTGTACGTGGTCCCCATCAAGAGCGACGCCGAGCACTACGTTCCCGAGGGCAAGCTGCGGGTCTATCGCAGCCGGACCGGCGGGAACGAGTGGGAGCCGCTGACCGACGGCTTGCCGCAGCAGGACTGCTACGTGAACATCCTCCGCGACGCAATGACCGCCGACGAACTCGACCCGTGCGGAATCTATTTCGGTACGACGGGGGGCCAAGTCTACGGCTCGGCCGACGGGGGAGACCACTGGCGGCCAATCGTTCGCGACTTGCCGGCAGTACTCTCGGTCGAGGTGCAAACCCTGCCATGA
- a CDS encoding sugar phosphate isomerase/epimerase: MDPWPLGVFASIDAGLGVRLDVVRELHVPTVHLHTPHAASRTAERAARFLAELDAANIRISCVFAGFDGESYADIPTVARTVGLVPSASREGRTSELLGIADFARLLGVDVVGVHVGFVPHDAASEDYRAIVAVMRRVCDHLAGNGQALHLETGQEPADVLLGFLKDVERGNLFVNFDPANMILYGVGEPLPALRTLGEYVRSVHCKDATWSDRPGQTWGQEVPLGAGAVDFPAYLRTLKDIGYTGPLTIEREIPQEPARQKAEIAAAVELLTRLRAELWE, from the coding sequence ATGGACCCGTGGCCCCTGGGCGTGTTCGCCAGTATCGATGCGGGGTTAGGCGTGCGTCTCGATGTCGTGCGCGAGTTGCATGTGCCGACCGTCCATCTCCACACGCCGCACGCCGCGTCGCGGACTGCCGAACGGGCGGCTCGCTTCCTGGCCGAGCTTGATGCGGCGAACATCCGCATCTCGTGCGTCTTCGCGGGATTCGACGGGGAGAGTTACGCCGACATTCCGACCGTCGCCCGCACCGTGGGACTCGTCCCTTCGGCGAGTCGCGAAGGACGGACGAGCGAATTGTTGGGGATCGCCGATTTCGCCCGCCTGCTGGGAGTCGACGTGGTCGGCGTGCATGTCGGTTTTGTGCCGCACGACGCCGCCAGCGAGGACTATCGAGCGATCGTCGCCGTAATGCGTCGCGTGTGCGACCATCTGGCGGGCAACGGGCAGGCGCTCCATCTCGAGACGGGGCAAGAGCCGGCCGACGTGCTGCTGGGGTTCCTCAAGGACGTCGAGCGCGGCAACTTGTTCGTCAATTTCGATCCCGCGAACATGATCCTCTACGGCGTCGGCGAACCGCTGCCGGCGCTCCGCACGTTGGGCGAGTACGTCCGCAGCGTCCATTGCAAGGACGCCACGTGGTCGGACCGCCCTGGCCAGACGTGGGGGCAAGAGGTTCCGTTGGGTGCGGGGGCCGTCGATTTCCCTGCGTATTTGCGGACCCTGAAAGACATCGGCTACACGGGACCGCTGACGATCGAACGGGAAATCCCCCAGGAGCCGGCACGCCAAAAAGCCGAAATCGCCGCAGCGGTCGAACTGCTGACGCGGTTGCGTGCGGAATTGTGGGAATAA
- a CDS encoding Gfo/Idh/MocA family oxidoreductase, protein MINVGIVGLGFMGMIHYLSYKKIPGVRVAAICEVDERRLAGDWTDIKGNFGPAGAQTDLSDVATFTSFDEMLATTALDLVDVTLPPAMHAEATCKALAAGRHVFCEKPMALDLNECRAMSTAAATANRRLFIGHVLPFFPEYAWALDAARSGRYGALRGGAFRRVISNPAWLANYWVADKVGGPLLDLHVHDAHFIRLLFGRPDEVVSRGRTRAGLPEFWHSLFSFADGGQIVEATSGTIDQPGRSFNHGFEIHFDLATLQFEFAVLGDAGRYLCPPMVLHADGGAERVDLGDGDPMNAFAAELRTVADCVRENRESDVLNAALAEDAVELCHLQAESVASAPRRAATSV, encoded by the coding sequence ATGATCAACGTCGGCATCGTCGGGCTCGGGTTCATGGGGATGATCCATTACCTGAGCTACAAGAAGATCCCGGGCGTTCGCGTCGCCGCGATCTGCGAGGTCGACGAGCGGCGTCTCGCCGGCGATTGGACCGACATTAAGGGCAATTTCGGCCCTGCCGGCGCGCAGACGGACTTGAGCGACGTCGCTACGTTCACGTCGTTCGACGAAATGCTCGCGACGACCGCGCTCGATCTGGTCGACGTGACGCTCCCTCCCGCGATGCACGCCGAGGCGACCTGCAAGGCGCTTGCCGCGGGACGGCACGTGTTCTGCGAAAAGCCGATGGCGCTGGACCTGAACGAATGTCGCGCCATGTCGACCGCTGCGGCGACGGCGAATCGGCGATTGTTCATCGGGCACGTCTTGCCGTTCTTTCCCGAGTACGCCTGGGCGCTCGACGCGGCGCGGAGCGGGCGCTACGGCGCCTTGCGCGGCGGGGCCTTTCGGCGAGTCATTTCGAACCCGGCGTGGCTTGCCAATTACTGGGTCGCGGACAAGGTGGGAGGGCCGCTGTTGGATCTTCACGTCCATGATGCGCACTTCATTCGGTTGCTGTTCGGGCGTCCCGACGAGGTCGTCAGCCGCGGGCGAACCCGTGCGGGCCTGCCCGAGTTCTGGCACTCGCTGTTTTCGTTCGCTGACGGCGGTCAAATCGTCGAGGCCACGAGCGGCACGATCGATCAACCGGGACGATCGTTCAATCACGGGTTCGAGATTCACTTCGACTTGGCGACGCTGCAGTTCGAGTTCGCCGTGTTGGGGGACGCGGGACGATACCTCTGCCCGCCGATGGTGCTGCACGCCGACGGAGGCGCAGAGCGAGTCGACCTTGGAGACGGCGACCCCATGAACGCGTTCGCCGCGGAGTTGCGCACCGTCGCGGACTGCGTGCGCGAAAACCGAGAAAGCGACGTGCTCAACGCCGCTTTGGCGGAGGACGCCGTCGAATTGTGCCATTTGCAGGCCGAAAGCGTCGCGTCGGCGCCTCGTCGCGCTGCGACAAGCGTTTAG
- the nagB gene encoding glucosamine-6-phosphate deaminase, whose product MSAPDARSAAPVATGNSAEERRFAKFEKIPVRVYAHAGEASRAVAAEIAALVRRRAEEGRSCVLGLATGSTPVGVYGELVRLHREEGLSFKHVVTFNLDEYFPMQPDELQSYVRFMWEHLFDHIDVERDNVHIPDGTLPEDQVEDHCRAYEEAIRAAGGIDIQLLGIGRTGHIGFNEPGSGRDSRTRMITLDRVTRRDAASDFYGEDHVPRRAITMGVGSILEARKVVLMAFGEGKANVVAKAVEGEISSIVAASYLQEHPQAEFVLDAAAAEGLVRRSSPWLAGPAAWDAASIRKAVIWLASRLKKPILKLTEEDYNEEGLQELLASHGRAYDINVEVFRELQRTITGWPGGKPENRRRADDGPCVDHRTFPKRVLIFSPHPDDDVISMGGTLIRLVDQGHEVHVAYQTSGNIAVFDDDAICFMDFVAEFNRHFGIDPARTAELEAHIEAFVKNKQPGQVDSPEVQLIKGLIRRTEARAATRCSGVPESQLHFMDMPFYETGRVRKKPLGEDDIRLTVELLRKVQPHQVYAAGDLSDPHGTHRTCLSAILQACQVVADDEWYQQCVVWLYRGAWQEWGPHQIEMAVPLSPQELLRKRMAIFKHESQKDKALFPGPDPREFWQRAEQRNRTTAELYDALGLAEYEAIEGFVRWKGDLDAVL is encoded by the coding sequence ATGTCCGCGCCTGACGCACGGTCCGCCGCCCCCGTCGCAACCGGCAACTCCGCCGAGGAGCGCCGTTTTGCCAAGTTCGAAAAGATTCCGGTTCGCGTCTACGCGCATGCGGGCGAAGCGAGTCGAGCCGTCGCGGCGGAGATCGCCGCACTGGTGCGTCGCCGCGCCGAAGAGGGGCGCTCCTGCGTGCTGGGACTCGCCACCGGCAGCACGCCTGTCGGCGTTTACGGAGAACTCGTGCGGCTGCACCGAGAGGAAGGTTTGTCGTTCAAGCATGTCGTGACGTTCAATCTCGACGAGTACTTCCCCATGCAGCCCGACGAACTGCAAAGCTACGTGCGGTTCATGTGGGAGCACCTGTTCGACCACATCGACGTCGAGCGCGACAACGTCCACATCCCCGACGGCACGTTACCGGAGGACCAAGTCGAGGACCACTGCCGCGCCTACGAGGAAGCGATTCGCGCCGCGGGGGGCATCGACATTCAATTGCTGGGGATCGGCCGCACGGGGCATATCGGATTCAACGAACCGGGCTCGGGACGCGACAGTCGCACCCGCATGATTACGCTCGATCGGGTGACGCGCCGCGACGCGGCGAGCGACTTTTACGGCGAGGATCACGTCCCCCGTCGGGCGATCACGATGGGGGTCGGTTCGATCCTCGAAGCCCGCAAGGTCGTGCTGATGGCCTTCGGCGAAGGAAAGGCGAACGTCGTCGCAAAGGCGGTGGAGGGAGAGATCTCTTCGATCGTCGCCGCGAGCTACTTGCAGGAGCACCCGCAAGCCGAGTTCGTGCTCGACGCAGCGGCCGCCGAAGGGCTGGTCCGTCGATCGTCCCCGTGGCTTGCCGGCCCGGCGGCATGGGACGCCGCGTCGATCCGCAAGGCGGTCATCTGGCTCGCTTCGCGGCTGAAGAAACCGATCCTCAAGCTCACCGAGGAGGACTACAACGAAGAAGGCCTCCAGGAATTGCTCGCCAGTCACGGACGCGCCTACGACATCAACGTCGAGGTGTTTCGCGAGCTTCAGCGGACAATTACCGGTTGGCCGGGAGGCAAGCCGGAGAATCGTCGTCGCGCCGACGACGGGCCATGCGTCGATCACCGGACGTTCCCTAAACGCGTCCTGATCTTCTCGCCTCACCCGGATGACGACGTCATTTCGATGGGGGGGACGCTGATCCGGCTGGTCGATCAGGGGCATGAGGTTCATGTCGCCTACCAGACTTCGGGCAATATCGCGGTGTTCGACGACGACGCGATTTGCTTCATGGATTTCGTCGCTGAATTCAATCGCCACTTCGGCATCGACCCGGCGCGGACCGCGGAGCTTGAGGCCCACATCGAGGCGTTCGTCAAGAACAAGCAGCCGGGACAGGTCGACAGCCCCGAGGTGCAACTGATCAAGGGGCTCATCCGCCGCACCGAGGCTCGCGCCGCGACCCGTTGTTCGGGAGTCCCCGAGAGCCAGCTTCACTTCATGGACATGCCGTTCTACGAAACGGGGCGGGTGCGCAAGAAGCCGTTGGGCGAGGACGACATCCGCCTCACTGTCGAACTGCTTCGCAAAGTGCAGCCGCATCAAGTCTACGCGGCGGGCGATTTGTCCGATCCGCACGGCACGCACCGGACTTGTTTGTCGGCCATTCTGCAGGCGTGTCAGGTCGTCGCGGACGACGAATGGTATCAGCAATGCGTCGTGTGGCTGTACCGCGGCGCGTGGCAGGAGTGGGGGCCGCATCAGATCGAAATGGCCGTGCCGCTGAGCCCGCAGGAATTGCTGCGCAAGCGAATGGCGATCTTCAAGCACGAATCGCAAAAAGACAAAGCCCTGTTTCCCGGTCCCGATCCGCGGGAGTTTTGGCAACGGGCCGAGCAGCGGAATCGCACGACCGCCGAGTTGTATGATGCGCTGGGCTTGGCTGAGTACGAGGCCATTGAGGGATTCGTCCGTTGGAAGGGCGATCTCGACGCAGTTCTCTAG